DNA from Asticcacaulis sp. ZE23SCel15:
CAGGATGATACGCTTGTCGCCAAGGCTGACGGCAGGGATGAACTTTTGCAGGACCAGCGGTTCCCGGCTGATTGAGGCGTGAAGTTCAATCAGGGCGTCGAGATTACGGTCACCGGCTTTGAGCTTGATGATGCCGGAACCGGCCGCGCCATGCAGGGGCTTTAGAATGACATCGCCATGCTTTTCGTGAAAGGCGTTAAGGGCGACCGGATCGGCACTGATCAGGGTCGGGGGCTGGAGGCCCTCAAAGGCGGTGGCGAACAGCTTTTCGGGGCAATCACGCACAGCGGTCGGATCATTGACCACCAGGGTTTGCGGGTGGATGCGATCGAGCAGGTAGGTGGCGGTGATATAGGCGATATCAAACGGCGGGTCCTGCCGCATCAGCACGACATCGATATCGGTGTGCAGGTTCAGGGTTTCATAATCACCGGCGGTGACATGATCGCCTTTGACGGCGCGCAGGGTAACTTTGCGGGCGCGGGCGAAAACCTTGCCGTCTTCGAGCGACAGATGGGCCACGTCATAAACCCATAAGCTATGCCCACGGTTCTGAGCCGCCATCATCAGCAAAAACGTGGTGTCGGACGCGATATTGATGTTCTCAATCGGGTCCATCTGGATGGCGACGCGTAAGCTCATGGAAATACCTTTGAATTTGGCGCAGCCAATGCGCTCTAGCCGTATATAGGCCAATAAAAAGCCCGCGCAATAATGACGCGGGCTTTTAAATTTTATAGTCTCAGCCGGGGCTTACTTCTTTTTCAGTTCCGCCAGAATATCGGCCAGAAGTTCCTGTTCGGTAGGTCCTGCGACCACCGCAGGTGGCGGCGGGGGTGGCATCAGGCGGTTGATCGCCTTAACCACCATAAAGATGGCCGCGCCAATAATGACGAACTGGATCAGGGTGTTGATAAACAGGCCGTATGAGATGGCCACTTCCGCCACGTCACCGGCAGCCGGTTTCAAAACCAGCTTAAGTTCGGAGAAATCAACGCCGCCGGTCAGCATCCCGATCGGTGGCATGATGATATTGTCAACCAGAGCCGTCACGATCTTACCGAACGCGCCGCCGATGACCACACCGACCGCCAGATCGATGACGTTGCCGCGCATAAGAAAGGTTTTGAATTCAGAGACAATGCTCACGATCTCGTCCTTATGGTTAATAAACGCTGGCCGCAAAAACCCGCTCACACAGGTTGGGTGCCGGGTTTAAAAATTAAAATTACTCGTTGTCATCGCCACTCAGGTTCAGGCGCTCACGCAGTTCTTTGCCGCTTTTGAAAAAGGGCACATGCTTGGCGGGGACGTTGACGGATTCACCGGTGCGGGGGTTGCGGCCAACGCGGGCCGGGCGTGAACGCACCGACAGAGCGCCAAAACCACGCAGTTCGACGCGACCGCCTTTTTCGAGGGTCGAGATCATCGAGTCCAGAATCAGATTCACGACCCGCTCGACATCTTTTTGAGTCATATGCGGATATTCCGACGCCAGACGCTCAATGAGTTCGGACTTCAGCATTTACTCCCCCAAGAGTTTAAAGCAGATAATGGGTTAAACCAGCCAATGTAACCTTGAAGACGCGAGCATGATTTAAAACGAAAGGCAGTTCAAGGGGTTATTTAGTGTTAACGCTTATGTTACCGCTAACAAATGCAACGGCTGTGCGGTTTAAGCGATTATACCTTGGTAAAAAATATGGAAACCATAAAAAAGCTCCCGCATCCGGTATCGGGTACGAAAACCCTATAGGATGCGGGAGCTTAATTGGATAATGCCGACAGAGCCGCGTAAGGCGGCCTTGTCGGCATTATATCAAGGATTACTCCTTGGTGGCGCCGCGCAGAGCTGCACCCAGGATGTCGCCGAGCGAAGCGCCCGAGTCCTGAGAACCGTACTGCTCGATAGCCTGCTTTTCGTCGGCCATTTCAAGCGCCTTGATCGAAACGCTGACCTTGCGGGCCGCCTTATCGATGTTGGTCACCTGAGCGTCGATACGATCGCCGACAGCAAAGCGCTCAACGCGCTGCTCGTTGCGGTCGCGCGACAGGTCTGACTTACGCACGAAGGCGCTCATCGGGGCGCTGTCGTCGCCGAACTTGACTTCGATACCGCCCGTAGTGACTTCGGTGACGGTAACCGTCACGGTCTGGCCCTTACGGTAGGTGTCGCCGGTCATCGGATCTTCGGCCAGTTGCTTGATGCCGAGGCTGATGCGTTCCTTGTCGACATCAACGTCCAGAACCTTGGTCTTGACGACATCGCCCTTCTTGTACTTGGCGATGGCTTCTTCGCCGGCCACGTTCCAGTCGAGATCCGACAGGTGAACCATGCCGTTGATGTCGTTTTCAAAGCCAACAAACAGACCAAATTCGGTCGCGTTCTTGACTTCACCTTCGATGGTCGAACCGATCGGGTGGGCCGAAACGAAGGCTTCCCATGGGTTTTCCTGAGCTTGCTTCAGGCCCAGAGACACGCGGCGCTTGGAGGCGTCAACTTCGAGGACGACCACGTCAACTTCTTGCGACGTCGAGACGATCTTGCCCGGATGGACGTTCTTCTTGGTCCACGACATTTCCGAAACGTGCACCAGACCTTCAACGCCCGATTCCAGCTCAACGAACGCGCCGTAGTCAGTGATGTTGGTGATGCGGCCGGAGAACTTACCGTTGACAGGATACTTAACGTCAACATTTTCCCACGGATCGGATTGCAGTTGCTTCATGCCGAGGCTGATGCGCTGGGTGTCCGGATTGATCTTGATGATCTGAACGCGAACCTGATCGCCAACCGCCAGGACTTGCGACGGATGCGACACGCGCTTCCACGACATGTCGGTGACGTGCAGCAGGCCGTCAATGCCGCCGAGGTCAACGAACGCACCGTAATCGGTGATGTTCTTGACGACGCCGTCACGGATTTCGCCTTCGGCCAACTGACCGACCAGCTCAGTGCGTTGCTCTGCACGGGCTTCTTCGAGGATGGCACGACGCGATACGACGATATTGCCGCGCGGGCGGTCCATTTTCAGGATGGCGAAAGGCTGTTCCTTGCCCATAAGCGGGGCAACGTCGCGCACAGGGCGGATATCGACCTGAGAACCCGGCAGGAAGCCTGAAGCGCCGTCCATATCAACCGTAAAGCCGCCTTTGACACGACCCACGATCGTACCCATGACCGGCTCGCCCTTGTTGAAGATAACTTCGAGGCGGGTCCAGGCTTCTTCGCGGCGGGCTTTCTCGCGGCTGATGACCGCTTCGCCCATGGCGTTCTCGACGCGCTCAAGATAGACTTCGACATTGTCGCCGACCTTAAGTGCGGCGCCGGCTTCGGTCGAGCCAAACTCTTTCAGCGGGATACGGCCTTCGGTCTTCAGACCGACATCGACGATGACGAAGTCTTTTTCGACACCGACGACCAGACCGTGGACGACCTGACCTTCAAGCATTTCGCGGCCATGAAGGCTTTCGTCGAGAAGGGCTGCGAAATCATCGCGGGAGGGATTATAATCGCTCATATAGATTTTTGACTTTGTTGGCGCATGTCTTGGGTGCGTTGATGGCCGACATCAGGGTATAAGGAAAACCTGAGTGGAGGCCTGAACCCGAAGGGGGCGGCTTTGGTTGGGGTTTGTTTTCGTTGAATTGGAGTTCCGGACGCGTAACATAACGGACTTAAATTGAAGCCGCAGGCCGAAAATGACCCTGAAATGAGCGACCGTAGTGATCCTTATAAGCGCAGCGCCGGGTAAATTTGAAAACGTCAGACGTTTCCACGGCGGGCCTTCACGATGGATCGCGCAGCTTCGATGGCCGCCTCTATATCTAAATTAGTCGTATCAAGCAAGACCGCATCGCGGGCCATCTCCAGCGGGGCGCTGGAACGCGAGCTGTCGCGCTCATCGCGGATGCGGATATCGCTGAGCACATCCTCCAACGTCAGGGCCGAATTGGCCTTGATGAGTTGCAAAAAGCGGCGTTTGGCGCGGGTCTCAGGCTCGGCGGTCACAAACAGCTTAACGGTTGCATCGTGGGCGATGACCGTACCGATATCGCGGCCATCGAGCACGGCACCAGTGGATTGATGGGCAAAATCGATCTGGAACTGTTTCAAGGCAGCGCGCACTTCGGGGATGGCGGCGACGCGGCTGGCCCACTCACCGGCCTCACGTCCGCGCAAGGCATCGTCTTCGAGCAGGGTCGGGTGGATGAACTGCGCTGCCTCACCCAGAGCCTTGGTATCCTCCAGATCAAGACCGCGTTCGCGTGCCACATGACCGACCGCGCGGTACAGCAATCCGGTATCTAGAAACGGTAAGCCGTAATCGGCAGCAATCACCGAAGCCAGCGTGCCTTTGCCGGACGCCGCCGGGCCATCAAATGCGATCAGAAGAGGGGACATGTACTAAATTCCAGGAGGAAAATCTGGCGAATATGCAACGAAGAGGTGAATAAGCTTATCGGTGTCACGCTTAACACGTGACAGAGGTTAAACAATAGTTAATGTAGAGGGGCTGCGGGGTAGGGCTGGGGGTGGACAATGACCGGCGAATTTATGATGGGAGTTGGTGCAAGTTTTGGCATCGGTTTGGCGCTGGCCATTTTTTACTTTTCGGCCTCGCCAGAGTACCACAAACGTAGGTTTGCGCGTGAAGCTGCCGGTAAACTGAAAGCCGAAATAAGAACTGTCCGTGAGGCGCTGGACGCTTATCATGTCGTCGTTAAACAATTCGTTGATGGCTATGGTACGGAAAATCCAGACCTGTCGCCACAGATTCCAGTGCTGCGTTTGTTGTTGGATAAGATCAAAACCAGCCCCACCTACATGGAAAATTGCGGACGTATTCGTGATCGAGCGGATGAAATAAGAATATTCCCGAACTATAAGGTTCTGCACGACAACGCTTACATGTCGATGATCATGCTGCATAGTCTGGTGAGCCTGTTGAAATGCTCAAAGACGTCAGGATTTATGCGCTCGACCAAGATGCTTGAGGAATATATCACCCATAAATCTCAGACCGGCCTGAAAAAAGTGATCATAGCCAACTTTGCGGACGATCTGGTCGAAGAAAGCGTATACAATGTAGTCAGTTCATTGGCTAATGAAAGCAAGGTTTTTGAGAGTTGTAAGCCTCTATTTGATGATTTGGAAATCAGCCTCGATAAGATTATAAAGCGCAATGGAATATTACTATTTACGCCGTGGTAATAGTGTAAATAATTTATACAGTACATTTCCAATCAAGGTATTTTCAAAACACCTCTATTCCATTCCGCAAGCGTTATTTTGGCGGAAAAACCAATTATTCCCGGTTCCTTTGAAACAGATGATAACGTATGAATTGCCAATTTTTCGTCGATTGGTAGTGAGAATAAAGCTGCCCAAGTGCGAATAGATGAATTTTCATGAGATAGAAGCGGAAGAACCAGTTCTCTTTCTGGCCCGTACTTTAGGCGGTATTTGTGGACGACATTGATCAGCTTATCATAGCTCTGATTGGCCAGCGTGGAATTGCCAATCTCGCTGCCGTCTCCATGAGATCGTGCAGCACTAATAAAAGCATCACTGAATTCTGAGGCGTTCATTTTGATGTATTTCTATTCAAACGCCATTTCAACGCCCACGCTATTCAGGTCGCGCCAATAGCCGGGATAGGTCTTGGCGGTGCAGGCGGGGTCGAGAATACGCAGGCCCTCGATCACCAGAGCGGCTTGTGAGAACGCCATAGCGATACGGTGGTCATGATAGGTGTGAATATCGGCCTCTATCGTTTTTCCGAGCAGGGTGCGGTCGGGCGTAATCAGCAAATCGTCGCCAATTTCTTCGGCCAGACCCGTTTGGATACGGTTCAGTTCGGTGGCGACCGCATTGATGCGGTCACATTCCTTAACGCGCAGATTGGCAATGCCCACAAACCTGACCGGATGATTATTGAATGCGGCCAGTACGGCGATGGTCGGGATGGCGTCCTGCATCTGGCTGCCATCAATGACGGCGGGCAGATTGGGGAACTGCGCGATAAAATCGTAAGCCTTGGCGTCGGGCTGCATCATGTCACCGGGGGCGATGCCGATATCGATATTCGTATCATTTCTTTGTCCCAACAACGCATTGATGCCCCAGATATAGGTGGCGGCACTGGCGTCCGGTTCGACCCAGTAGTTGCGGGCGGAGTAGGGACGATTGGCGATGTCCCAGCTTAACCGGCCTGTTTGCTCAATGTCGGCCCCGAACGCCTTCATACATTCTAAGGTGATGTCGATATAGCCGCGCGCGCCGATATCGCCGTCCTTGACCTTAAGGCTGAACGGGGCGTCGCCCTTGGTTCCCGCCATCATCAGGGCGGAGACATATTGGCTGGACAGGCTGGCATCGACTTCGATGGCGCGATTGGCAAAACCGCCATCGCTGGTGACCGTTACCGGCGGGCAGCCGGTGGGGGCTACAGCGGTCACACCCGCTTCATTCAGGGCCTGAACCAGCGGGGCGATCGGGCGCTTTTGCATATGCTCATCGCCGGTGAGGACGGTCGTGCCTGCGATATTGGCCGCCGCCGCCGTCAAAAAGCGCACGGCCGTACCGGCATTGCCTAGAAACAACGGCTCAGATGACGGCGTAAGCTCACCCGAACTGTCGATCACAAAATCGGTTTCGCCCGCATCTTCAACGGTCACGCCAAGCTGACGAAGGGCGCGCGCCATATAGGTCGTGTCGTCGCTTTTGAGCGCGCCGCTAATGTGGCTTTTGCCGCTTGCCAGAGCCGCGATCAGCAGCACCCGGTTGGTGATCGACTTCGATCCCGGCAAGGCGATCGAGCCTGCGAGTTTGTGCTGAGGCGGGGTGAGCCTTACGGCTGTAGGGGCTTGAGCGGTTGTCATGAGGGCTTACTAGCAAATAATGGCCAATTCACAATCATCATTTGCAGGCATTTAGCGCCGCGTCATCAGGCGGCTTTGCGTTGACCCGCACGCTTGCGGCGCAAAAACACGATAAATTTTAGGGGCAGGGCATATTTAAGCCTTTGACAGACGGCCTCTCTAGTGGCATGGGCCAAGACTTAAAAATTTCTGTGTGCCCGGATGACCGTGGGCCGCAAACAAAAAGCTGAAATCCTGACGAAGCGTTTCTAAGGGTTTTTAAGCGCACATTCTAAAGAAGGACGTCTCGTGGCTGATCCCGCCTTAGGTACCAAACAGATTTGCCCGAATTGCACGGCAAAATTCTACGATCTGCAAAAACGCCCGGCCCACTGCCCTAAGTGCGCCCATGAATTCGACCCCGAAGAAGCGATCAAGGTTCGTCGCGTGCGCACGCGCGCCACGCCGACCGACTATGAGGATACTGAAGAAGAATCCGAAGATCAGGTCAAGGGTAAGGCCGCTGATGATGAGGATGAGGATGAAGAGCCCGAAATCATCACGCCGGAAATCGACGAAGTGGTTGCCGATGATCCGGTTCTGATCGACGAAGACGAAGACCTCGATCCCGCTGACCCGGCCCGCATTACCCCTGATGCGGTCGATATGGACATCGAAGATGCCGACCTGGTCGATGATGCTGACGATGATGATGTGCCGTTCCTCGAAGACGAGGATGACGACACCTTCGATGAAGATATCGACGGCATCGGCCCGGAAAAAGACGACGACATCTAAACATTCAGGCCGCATCCGCAAAGGGTGCGGCCTTTTCGTTGGGCGCTGAGATTCAAAAGAATTGACTGTGAAAAATTTGGAAAAGTTTGAAAAAGGGCTTGCGCTCCAAATTTGCCTGCACTAGAAGTCGCCGCCTCGGACGCGACACGCGGCCTGAGACCATTTTGATAATGGGGCTTTAGCTCAGTTGGTAGAGCGCTTGCATGGCATGCAAGAGGTCAGCGGTTCGACCCCGCTAAGCTCCACCAAAAACACCCCGCCATTGTGCGGGGTTTTTTGTGGCCGGTTTTTGGGTCAGGCGACACGGTTGCCCTCCGCATCAATCAGAAGCTCGCCGTCTTCCTTATAGAACGGCCCGGCCGGAAATTTATCAATCAGATCAAGGACGGCCTCACTGGGTCGGCACAGCTTGGTGCCTTTGTCCGTGACCACAATCGGGCGGTTGACCAGTATGGGGTGTTCCAGCATCGCTTCCAGCAGGGCATCGTCACTGACGGAGGGCTCGAGCAGGCCCAGTTCCTTTGCCGGTGATTTGCTTTCGCGCAGGGCCGTGCGCGGCGTCAGGCCCGCCGCGGCCAGAAGGCCCAAAAGCTGATCGCGTTGCCAGCCAACTTTAATATACTCAATGACCGTCGGTGTGTAACCGGCGGCTTCAAGGATCGCCAGCACATTGCGTGACGTGCCGCAGTCAGGGTTGTGGTAAATCGTAATCGTCATATTGTAACCTTCATGGGGCTGTGTGTTCCGTTTCGGGTTTGAGAAGCCACGCACAGACCGCATAGGCCATAAGCGCCCCGGCGATCTGCGCCGCGATGAAGGCTGGGGCATCCACAGGGCGGATACCGGCAAAGCTATCGGACAGGCTGCGGGCCAGAGTCACGGCAGGGTTGGCGAATGAGGTCGACGCCGTGAACCAGTAGGCGGCGGTGATATAGAGGCCAACGGCCACGGCAATAAAATCGGCCCTGGCTCTGAGCGTAGCCAGTATGACGAAGACAAGGCCAAAGGTCGCAACCCCTTCAGACAGCCATTGTGACGGTCCTGTGCGGATGTGGTGCGAAACCTGAAGCAGGGGCTCATCAAACATGGCATGGGCCAGCCACACCCCTGACACGGCGCCCAGACCTTGCGCGCCGACATAGGCTATCGAATGGAGGGGCGAAATGTCGCGCAAGAGGGCAGAAATCAGGGTTGCGGCCGGATTGAAATGGGCGCCGGAGAGGGGGCCAAACACAGTGATCAGCACGATCAGCATCGCGCCGGTGGCCATTGTGTTGCCGAGCAAAGCCAGAGCAATATTGCCGCCCGACAGACGTTCGGCCATGATACCTGAGCCCACGACAGTGGCCAGCAGCAGCGCCGTCCCGATCCCTTCGGCCAATAACCTGCGTTCCAAGGCATAGGTCATACCATCAGCACCCGCACATGACCTGATCGATAAACGGCTGGCACAGATCCTTATGGCCGCCGCAGCAATCCTGCATCAGAAACCCCAAAAGCCCCTTGAGGCCATCATAGTCAGCAAAATAGCGGATGCTGCGGCCTTCGCGCACGAACCGGATCAGTCCGGCATGGGCCAGCACAGACAGATTCGCCGACATGGTATTTTGTTTAACCCCCAGGGCGTCACCGATCTCACCGGCGGCCATGCCGTCATTTCCGGCCTGAATAAGCAGGCGAACCACATCGAGCCGGGTTTCCTGACTAAGGGCGCTGAAGGCCGTGAGTGACATTAATTTATCCATATATCATGATTAATTGATATAAAATACTATGTCAATCCAACTCCTTCAATCGGGCTATGGCACCGCGCCAAAACCAACTATAGATATTTTATCAATTGGCCCTGTAGTCAGGTGCGGCTAAGGCTGAAACGAAACATTGTTCGCATGCGGGAAAGACAAACGTCGTTGCCAT
Protein-coding regions in this window:
- the rpsA gene encoding 30S ribosomal protein S1; this translates as MSDYNPSRDDFAALLDESLHGREMLEGQVVHGLVVGVEKDFVIVDVGLKTEGRIPLKEFGSTEAGAALKVGDNVEVYLERVENAMGEAVISREKARREEAWTRLEVIFNKGEPVMGTIVGRVKGGFTVDMDGASGFLPGSQVDIRPVRDVAPLMGKEQPFAILKMDRPRGNIVVSRRAILEEARAEQRTELVGQLAEGEIRDGVVKNITDYGAFVDLGGIDGLLHVTDMSWKRVSHPSQVLAVGDQVRVQIIKINPDTQRISLGMKQLQSDPWENVDVKYPVNGKFSGRITNITDYGAFVELESGVEGLVHVSEMSWTKKNVHPGKIVSTSQEVDVVVLEVDASKRRVSLGLKQAQENPWEAFVSAHPIGSTIEGEVKNATEFGLFVGFENDINGMVHLSDLDWNVAGEEAIAKYKKGDVVKTKVLDVDVDKERISLGIKQLAEDPMTGDTYRKGQTVTVTVTEVTTGGIEVKFGDDSAPMSAFVRKSDLSRDRNEQRVERFAVGDRIDAQVTNIDKAARKVSVSIKALEMADEKQAIEQYGSQDSGASLGDILGAALRGATKE
- a CDS encoding helix-turn-helix transcriptional regulator, which produces MDKLMSLTAFSALSQETRLDVVRLLIQAGNDGMAAGEIGDALGVKQNTMSANLSVLAHAGLIRFVREGRSIRYFADYDGLKGLLGFLMQDCCGGHKDLCQPFIDQVMCGC
- a CDS encoding integration host factor subunit beta; its protein translation is MLKSELIERLASEYPHMTQKDVERVVNLILDSMISTLEKGGRVELRGFGALSVRSRPARVGRNPRTGESVNVPAKHVPFFKSGKELRERLNLSGDDNE
- the arsC gene encoding arsenate reductase (glutaredoxin) (This arsenate reductase requires both glutathione and glutaredoxin to convert arsenate to arsenite, after which the efflux transporter formed by ArsA and ArsB can extrude the arsenite from the cell, providing resistance.), producing MTITIYHNPDCGTSRNVLAILEAAGYTPTVIEYIKVGWQRDQLLGLLAAAGLTPRTALRESKSPAKELGLLEPSVSDDALLEAMLEHPILVNRPIVVTDKGTKLCRPSEAVLDLIDKFPAGPFYKEDGELLIDAEGNRVA
- the aroA gene encoding 3-phosphoshikimate 1-carboxyvinyltransferase — protein: MTTAQAPTAVRLTPPQHKLAGSIALPGSKSITNRVLLIAALASGKSHISGALKSDDTTYMARALRQLGVTVEDAGETDFVIDSSGELTPSSEPLFLGNAGTAVRFLTAAAANIAGTTVLTGDEHMQKRPIAPLVQALNEAGVTAVAPTGCPPVTVTSDGGFANRAIEVDASLSSQYVSALMMAGTKGDAPFSLKVKDGDIGARGYIDITLECMKAFGADIEQTGRLSWDIANRPYSARNYWVEPDASAATYIWGINALLGQRNDTNIDIGIAPGDMMQPDAKAYDFIAQFPNLPAVIDGSQMQDAIPTIAVLAAFNNHPVRFVGIANLRVKECDRINAVATELNRIQTGLAEEIGDDLLITPDRTLLGKTIEADIHTYHDHRIAMAFSQAALVIEGLRILDPACTAKTYPGYWRDLNSVGVEMAFE
- the mscL gene encoding large-conductance mechanosensitive channel protein MscL, which translates into the protein MSIVSEFKTFLMRGNVIDLAVGVVIGGAFGKIVTALVDNIIMPPIGMLTGGVDFSELKLVLKPAAGDVAEVAISYGLFINTLIQFVIIGAAIFMVVKAINRLMPPPPPPAVVAGPTEQELLADILAELKKK
- a CDS encoding MIP/aquaporin family protein, whose protein sequence is MTYALERRLLAEGIGTALLLATVVGSGIMAERLSGGNIALALLGNTMATGAMLIVLITVFGPLSGAHFNPAATLISALLRDISPLHSIAYVGAQGLGAVSGVWLAHAMFDEPLLQVSHHIRTGPSQWLSEGVATFGLVFVILATLRARADFIAVAVGLYITAAYWFTASTSFANPAVTLARSLSDSFAGIRPVDAPAFIAAQIAGALMAYAVCAWLLKPETEHTAP
- a CDS encoding TIGR02300 family protein — encoded protein: MADPALGTKQICPNCTAKFYDLQKRPAHCPKCAHEFDPEEAIKVRRVRTRATPTDYEDTEEESEDQVKGKAADDEDEDEEPEIITPEIDEVVADDPVLIDEDEDLDPADPARITPDAVDMDIEDADLVDDADDDDVPFLEDEDDDTFDEDIDGIGPEKDDDI
- the cmk gene encoding (d)CMP kinase, with translation MSPLLIAFDGPAASGKGTLASVIAADYGLPFLDTGLLYRAVGHVARERGLDLEDTKALGEAAQFIHPTLLEDDALRGREAGEWASRVAAIPEVRAALKQFQIDFAHQSTGAVLDGRDIGTVIAHDATVKLFVTAEPETRAKRRFLQLIKANSALTLEDVLSDIRIRDERDSSRSSAPLEMARDAVLLDTTNLDIEAAIEAARSIVKARRGNV
- the gshB gene encoding glutathione synthase, with translation MSLRVAIQMDPIENINIASDTTFLLMMAAQNRGHSLWVYDVAHLSLEDGKVFARARKVTLRAVKGDHVTAGDYETLNLHTDIDVVLMRQDPPFDIAYITATYLLDRIHPQTLVVNDPTAVRDCPEKLFATAFEGLQPPTLISADPVALNAFHEKHGDVILKPLHGAAGSGIIKLKAGDRNLDALIELHASISREPLVLQKFIPAVSLGDKRIILIDGEVAGAINRVPPKDAVRSNLRVGGVAEPVQLTKRDLDICAAVGPVLKEKGLMFVGLDVIGDYLTEINVTSPTGALQLKAFDGVDAGDILWDRIEQKRLLSRP